From a single Methanofollis sp. W23 genomic region:
- a CDS encoding MBL fold metallo-hydrolase translates to MKVTILASGSKGNAIYIEGEEGSLLVDAGLSAREIRKRIGEAGGDERDLQGILVTHEHTDHIRGADVLGRKFEVPVVGTGGTLETFLRTRKSTKPVTTRRVSAGDRFSISGFSVLPFSTAHDAAEPCGYCLETDGVRLGCCLDTGIITPRIERALSGCDAVVLESNHCPRMLEEGPYPAFLKARIRSKLGHLSNNAAATCLHDIGDDLSTVMLAHLSEVNNTPKKAEETAQEAFYDGVEHLVVGDQHVVSESVRI, encoded by the coding sequence ATGAAGGTCACCATCCTTGCAAGTGGGAGCAAGGGAAATGCGATCTATATCGAAGGAGAAGAAGGGTCCCTTCTCGTCGACGCCGGGCTCTCCGCCCGGGAGATCAGGAAGCGGATCGGGGAGGCCGGCGGGGACGAGCGCGACCTGCAGGGGATCCTGGTCACCCATGAGCACACCGATCATATCAGGGGGGCCGATGTCCTTGGCAGGAAGTTCGAGGTCCCGGTGGTCGGGACCGGAGGGACACTGGAGACATTTCTGCGCACCAGAAAGTCTACCAAACCAGTGACGACCAGGAGGGTTTCGGCCGGAGACCGCTTCTCGATCTCAGGGTTTTCGGTCCTCCCGTTTTCCACGGCTCACGACGCCGCCGAACCCTGCGGCTACTGCCTGGAGACCGACGGCGTCCGCCTGGGGTGCTGCCTGGACACCGGGATCATCACCCCGCGGATCGAACGGGCGCTCTCAGGGTGCGACGCCGTCGTCCTTGAGAGCAACCACTGCCCAAGGATGCTTGAAGAAGGGCCATATCCCGCATTTCTCAAGGCAAGGATCAGATCCAAACTCGGACACCTCTCCAACAATGCCGCTGCCACCTGCCTCCACGACATCGGGGACGACCTCTCGACGGTGATGCTTGCACACCTCTCAGAGGTGAATAACACTCCAAAAAAGGCGGAAGAGACCGCACAAGAGGCATTTTATGACGGGGTCGAGCACCTGGTCGTCGGCGACCAGCACGTGGTCTCGGAAAGCGTGAGGATCTGA
- a CDS encoding DUF2117 domain-containing protein, with product MSPRVPLTMVVHGPEPFDCGDVRTLLSAMGQVRTLVAGVMGRTAAEESGLPVECCSVPPSMVLNDAGGQVFLLNHGKTPISGRAFGEIIAGRIRCGGLVHVECAAERVYLWNDGDVDLARRLSAVFGYKVERVTARRSEGGTRRAVQGCLPGEPVCVNGTVIGEATSEMVVLEEHDGRVVPVAGLSPKPHGLEKLHRHAPLSLADAWCKSGTIRRGQATATADGNRCPEDGRVALIDHCGHHFYDLITPETCGVLTIGDDTTAVVGHIALHLGIPVLGITDGDLDGVIGETFPAGSVVLRVTEGRDDDLGLELAETIPPYQVTWQTWVSEAIVAVEDRTEVALDLRSEC from the coding sequence ATGAGTCCGAGAGTTCCGCTGACCATGGTCGTCCACGGCCCTGAGCCCTTCGACTGCGGAGATGTCAGGACCCTCCTCTCAGCCATGGGTCAGGTCAGGACCCTCGTGGCCGGAGTGATGGGCCGGACCGCCGCCGAAGAGTCGGGGTTGCCTGTCGAGTGCTGCAGTGTCCCGCCAAGCATGGTGCTCAACGATGCCGGAGGTCAGGTCTTCCTCCTCAACCACGGCAAGACCCCCATCTCAGGCCGGGCCTTCGGGGAGATCATCGCAGGCAGGATCCGGTGCGGCGGTTTGGTCCATGTGGAGTGTGCCGCGGAGAGGGTGTACCTCTGGAACGATGGAGACGTCGACCTTGCCAGACGGCTGTCTGCGGTCTTTGGGTATAAGGTCGAGCGTGTGACCGCACGCAGATCAGAGGGCGGGACGAGAAGGGCCGTGCAGGGATGCCTCCCTGGCGAACCGGTCTGCGTGAACGGGACCGTCATCGGCGAGGCGACGTCTGAGATGGTAGTCCTGGAAGAGCATGACGGCCGGGTCGTACCGGTGGCCGGGCTTTCCCCCAAACCCCACGGACTTGAGAAACTGCACCGGCACGCCCCCCTATCCCTGGCCGACGCCTGGTGTAAGAGCGGCACGATCCGGAGGGGGCAGGCGACCGCCACGGCGGACGGGAATCGTTGTCCAGAAGACGGGCGGGTTGCGCTCATCGACCACTGCGGGCACCACTTCTACGACCTGATCACCCCTGAGACCTGCGGCGTCCTCACCATCGGGGACGACACCACCGCGGTCGTCGGGCACATCGCCCTCCACCTGGGCATCCCGGTGCTCGGCATCACCGACGGCGACCTCGACGGCGTGATCGGTGAGACCTTCCCGGCAGGTTCGGTGGTCCTCAGGGTGACCGAAGGCCGTGACGACGACCTCGGGCTCGAACTGGCAGAGACGATCCCCCCCTACCAGGTCACCTGGCAAACCTGGGTCTCAGAGGCGATCGTGGCCGTGGAAGACCGGACCGAGGTGGCCCTCGACCTGAGGAGTGAGTGCTGA
- a CDS encoding ATP-dependent DNA ligase, with the protein MKFAAFSQVCEQLEGMSGRLEMIDLIASILPSLSDEELPVFVRFVMGRVFPDWSPQKLGIGPNLLYEAIGYVAGRKKAEVVTEVNRTGDVGGAVEHLLATKSQTSFFVEPLTLCGVYADFTRIATTDGNRSQREKLRVIKGLLGNAGPLEGRYLSRLLLEELRIGVGEGNVRDAIAGASGVNPALVAHAHQALNDLGEVALLARTGEASLRDVHIAPFRPVKMMLAQQGTISGMVEEHGSVAVEYKYDGTRFQFHKVGEECRMYSRRLEEVTGAVPDVIEILCKATAHDVILDGEVIAVKDGRPRPFQFVLRRFRRKHEVEAAMEKIELVPNVFDILYLDGETLIDRPFSERRAVLETVLSEYVAPQWVSDETKNLESIYQEALDAGHEGVMVKTRGAGYTPGVRGKNWIKVKPAVDTIDLAVVGAEWGEGRRAHLFGSFLLACQDEGGDLFPIGKVATGLSDNDLAFIYQHLKDLVVAEKGKEIVLEPKVVFEVGYAEVQKSPNYESGYALRFPRFVRMRDDKSVDEVETVDRVAARYEQQLKSL; encoded by the coding sequence ATGAAGTTTGCAGCATTTTCGCAGGTCTGCGAGCAACTCGAAGGGATGAGCGGCAGACTCGAGATGATCGACCTCATCGCCTCCATCCTCCCTTCCCTCTCAGACGAAGAACTCCCCGTCTTTGTCAGGTTCGTGATGGGACGGGTCTTCCCTGACTGGAGTCCTCAGAAACTCGGCATCGGCCCAAACCTCCTGTACGAAGCGATCGGGTATGTCGCCGGGAGAAAGAAGGCCGAGGTCGTCACCGAGGTCAACAGGACCGGGGACGTCGGGGGCGCCGTCGAGCACCTCCTTGCCACCAAGTCCCAGACCTCGTTCTTCGTCGAACCCCTTACCCTCTGCGGAGTCTATGCCGACTTCACCAGGATCGCCACGACCGACGGGAACCGCTCGCAGCGCGAGAAACTCAGGGTCATCAAGGGACTTCTCGGCAATGCAGGTCCTCTTGAAGGACGCTATCTCTCCCGTCTCCTCCTTGAGGAACTGCGGATCGGGGTCGGAGAGGGGAATGTGCGGGACGCGATCGCCGGGGCCTCAGGCGTCAACCCCGCCCTTGTCGCCCATGCCCACCAGGCCCTCAACGACCTGGGCGAAGTCGCCCTCCTCGCGCGCACCGGCGAGGCCTCCCTGCGGGATGTGCATATCGCACCCTTCAGACCGGTGAAGATGATGCTTGCCCAGCAGGGGACCATCTCCGGGATGGTCGAAGAACACGGCAGCGTCGCAGTGGAGTACAAGTACGACGGCACCAGGTTCCAGTTTCACAAGGTCGGCGAGGAGTGCAGGATGTACTCGCGCAGACTTGAGGAGGTCACCGGGGCGGTCCCTGACGTGATCGAGATACTCTGCAAGGCGACGGCCCACGACGTGATCCTGGACGGCGAGGTGATCGCGGTCAAAGACGGGCGGCCCCGCCCCTTCCAGTTCGTGCTCAGGCGGTTCAGGCGCAAGCACGAGGTCGAGGCGGCGATGGAGAAGATAGAACTTGTCCCGAATGTCTTTGACATCCTGTACCTCGACGGCGAGACTCTCATCGACCGGCCTTTCTCTGAACGGCGGGCGGTGCTGGAGACGGTGCTCTCAGAGTATGTCGCTCCGCAGTGGGTGAGCGACGAGACCAAGAACCTTGAGTCGATCTACCAGGAGGCCCTGGACGCAGGGCACGAGGGCGTGATGGTCAAGACGCGCGGGGCCGGCTACACCCCGGGCGTGCGCGGCAAGAACTGGATCAAGGTCAAACCCGCCGTCGACACCATCGACCTCGCGGTGGTCGGGGCAGAGTGGGGAGAAGGACGGCGCGCCCACCTCTTCGGTTCATTCCTTCTTGCCTGCCAGGACGAGGGCGGCGACCTTTTCCCGATCGGGAAAGTGGCGACCGGGCTGTCAGACAACGACCTCGCCTTCATCTACCAGCACCTCAAGGACCTTGTCGTTGCAGAAAAGGGCAAAGAGATCGTCCTCGAACCGAAGGTCGTCTTCGAGGTCGGGTATGCCGAGGTCCAGAAGAGCCCGAATTATGAGAGCGGGTATGCCCTGCGGTTCCCGCGGTTTGTGAGGATGCGGGATGACAAGAGCGTGGACGAGGTCGAGACGGTGGACAGGGTGGCCGCTCGCTACGAGCAGCAACTCAAGTCCTTATGA
- a CDS encoding YgiQ family radical SAM protein: MTPQPPFLPMTMREAEILGIDEFDVILITGDAYVDHPSFGTAIIGRVLWDAGYTVGVIAQPDWTRPDDFLSLGRPRLFFGISSGNVDSMVNAFTPNKKRRSTDAYSPGGVPRRPDRALVVYANMVRSLFPDSPILLGGIEASLRRFAHYDYWSDRIRQSVLADAPSDLLVYGMGERQVVEAAARYAAGEDLHGIRGTAATVTVAEWREAGPGEDVVVIPGFPEVKNDPEAYARAFALHAREQDPVRGRTIVQPHPKTVVVQYPPARPLSTPELDQVYALPYARAAHPSYTKPIPALEPVRFSITTHRGCFGSCSFCALTHHQGRIVQSRSQASVLAEAERLVLMPGFKGVIQDVGGPTANMYGLTCPRWETHGTCPDRRCSPDCPNLQTSHAAQVELLRRLRGIQGVRHVHISSGVRFDLALADDEYIQELAAHHVSGHLKVAPEHIARKVTDRMNKPGREVFDRFRERFAGASKAAGKKQYILPYFMSGHPDATLKDAVELAEYIRDRHLYTEQVQDFTPTPMTRSTCMYATGIDPLTREQVHVPKGREKQVQRALLQYKDHRNRRLVEEGLRAVGRQDLIGTGWACLVRPQRGRGRAERKPRDSRRR; the protein is encoded by the coding sequence ATGACCCCACAACCCCCCTTCCTCCCGATGACGATGAGGGAGGCAGAGATCCTCGGCATCGACGAGTTCGATGTCATTCTCATCACCGGTGACGCCTATGTCGACCATCCCTCCTTCGGGACCGCGATCATCGGGAGGGTGCTCTGGGACGCAGGCTATACCGTCGGGGTCATCGCCCAGCCTGACTGGACGCGCCCAGACGACTTTCTCAGCCTGGGCCGCCCGCGCCTCTTCTTCGGGATCTCTTCTGGGAACGTCGACTCGATGGTCAACGCCTTCACCCCGAACAAGAAGAGGCGGAGCACGGATGCCTACTCGCCCGGCGGGGTGCCGCGCCGGCCTGACCGGGCGCTGGTCGTCTATGCGAACATGGTCAGGTCCCTCTTTCCAGACTCCCCGATCCTTCTCGGCGGGATCGAGGCCAGTCTCAGGCGCTTCGCCCACTATGACTACTGGTCAGACAGGATCCGTCAGTCGGTCCTGGCCGACGCCCCTTCAGATCTTCTGGTCTATGGGATGGGAGAGCGGCAGGTGGTCGAGGCTGCGGCGCGGTACGCCGCCGGGGAGGATCTCCATGGGATCAGGGGGACCGCCGCGACGGTCACGGTGGCCGAGTGGCGGGAGGCTGGGCCTGGAGAGGACGTCGTTGTCATCCCCGGATTTCCAGAGGTGAAAAATGATCCCGAGGCCTATGCCAGGGCCTTCGCCCTCCATGCCAGGGAACAGGACCCGGTTCGCGGCCGGACTATCGTCCAGCCCCACCCGAAAACCGTGGTCGTCCAGTACCCCCCGGCCCGCCCTCTCTCCACTCCCGAACTCGACCAGGTCTACGCCCTCCCCTATGCCCGCGCCGCCCACCCCTCCTACACGAAACCTATCCCTGCCCTCGAACCGGTCAGGTTCTCGATCACCACCCATCGCGGCTGCTTTGGCTCCTGCTCCTTCTGCGCCCTCACCCATCACCAGGGGCGGATCGTGCAGAGCAGGAGCCAGGCTTCGGTCCTCGCGGAGGCCGAACGCCTCGTCTTGATGCCAGGGTTCAAGGGAGTGATCCAGGACGTCGGCGGCCCGACGGCAAACATGTACGGGCTCACCTGCCCGCGGTGGGAGACCCACGGCACCTGCCCTGACCGGCGGTGCAGTCCGGACTGCCCGAACCTGCAGACCTCCCATGCGGCGCAGGTCGAACTCCTCAGGCGCCTGCGTGGGATCCAGGGGGTGCGGCATGTCCACATCTCTTCAGGAGTCAGGTTCGACCTCGCCCTTGCCGACGACGAGTATATCCAGGAACTCGCCGCCCACCATGTCTCAGGCCACCTCAAGGTCGCCCCCGAGCACATTGCCAGGAAGGTCACCGACCGGATGAACAAACCGGGGCGTGAGGTCTTTGACCGGTTCAGGGAGCGCTTCGCAGGGGCAAGCAAGGCCGCCGGAAAAAAGCAGTACATCCTCCCGTACTTCATGTCTGGCCACCCGGACGCCACGCTCAAGGACGCCGTCGAACTTGCCGAATATATCAGAGACCGCCACCTGTACACCGAGCAGGTCCAGGACTTCACCCCCACCCCGATGACCAGGTCCACCTGCATGTACGCCACCGGGATCGATCCTCTGACCAGGGAGCAGGTCCATGTGCCGAAGGGCCGGGAGAAACAGGTCCAGCGGGCTCTTCTCCAGTACAAAGATCACAGAAATCGGAGGCTGGTGGAGGAAGGGCTCAGGGCCGTCGGCAGGCAGGACCTCATCGGGACCGGGTGGGCATGCCTGGTCAGGCCCCAGCGTGGGAGAGGACGGGCCGAGAGAAAACCGCGAGACAGTCGGCGGCGGTGA